GTCCTCCGGGTCGTCGTCCAGGCCCTGGACCGGCTCTGGGGCGAGCCGGGCTGGGGCGCGGCGCTGCTCTTCGCGTTGCTCGTGGAGCTCTTCATCGAGCTCGTCTACATCCCGGCGAACATCTACTTCGGCTACGTGCTGGAGCACCGCTACGGCATGTCCACGTACACGCCGCTGCGCTTCCTGGTGGACGAGCTCAAGGGCATCGCCCTGGAGGGTGTCGCCGTGTCGGCGCTGGCGCTGGGCATGTACGGGCTGGCCCGGCGGATGAAGCGCTGGTGGCTGGTGCTCGGCATCCCCACGGCGCTGCTGATGCTGGGGGCCTCCGCGCTCGACCCATACCGCAGCCAGGTCTTCTTCGAGCAGAAGCCCCTGGAGCAGGGCCCCCTGCGCGAGCGCATCACCGCGCTCATGGCCCAGGCGGACGTCCCCTTCCAGGACGTCCGGGTGGAGAAGACGTCCGTGGCCAGCAAGCGCCTCCAGGCGTACTTCGCGGGCCAGGGCCCCACGCGCACCATCGTGCTCAACGACGTCATGCTGCGCGAGCTCCAGCCGGACGAGGTCCTCGCCGCCGTCGCCCACGAGGCCGGTCACGTCCACGAGCCCAAGTGGCCGGGGCGCATCGCCGCCTCGGTGGCCCTGGTGGCGCTCCTCTATGTCATCGACCGGATGCTGCGGCTCTCCGCGGCCCGGGGCTGGTTCGGCACCACGCGCTTCGCGGACATCCGCACCTTCCCCCTGCTCTGGCTGCTCTCCTTCTTCGTCTTCTTCCTGAGCACGCCCATCTCCTCGGCCTTCTCGCGCGAGCGCGAGCGCGAGGCCGACCGCTATGCCCTCCAGCTCACCCAGGATCCCGCCGCCTTCCGCCGCATGCTGGTGAAGGCCGCCCGGGTGAACAAGATGAACCCCGACCCGCCCCGCTGGATCGTCCTCAAGGGCCACAGCCACCCGCCCATCAGCGAGCGGCTCGCCGCCGTTCCCCGCGCTCCAGAAAAAAAGGCGCCAGCGGACGGGCCTCTCACAGCACCCACCCACTGACGCCCTCCCCCGGGCCGCCCATTCCCCTCCTCCCCTCCGCGGCCCGGCGGTCCCTCCCGGCTCCGCGGACTACGCTTGCGCCCGCGGCTCCGGTTGCAACTTCTCCGCGGCGGCCAGCGCGATGGCCCGCACCAGCGCCTTCGCCCTCCGGCCCGCCGACGTCTCTCCCCTCGGGTCCGCCTCCACCGCGTGGGCCAGGTCCGTGAAGCCCTGCCGGTTGCCCCGCCGCAGGTACAGCTCGCCCCGGTTCACCAGCGCCACCGGATTGGCCGGATCCCTCTCCAGCGCCGCGCTGTACTCGGTGACGGCGTCCTCCAGCCTCCCCAGCTTCTGGTACACCGTGCCCAGCGCCGCGCGGCTCGCCGCGTCCTTCGGGTTCCCCTCCACCAGCCCCTCGAAGAGGATGCGCGCCTCCTCGTAGCGCCCCGCCGCCGCCAGATCACACCCCACCTGCGCGATGGCCTTCGCCTCCGCGAAGGTCATCCCCTCCACCTCCGCCCACGTCACCTCCCCGCGCACGAACGCCTTCAGCTTCTCCGCCGTCGCCGTGTCCATGGCTCCTCCCTCGTACTTGATGACGCGTCCCATCGCCGCTCACGCGCTCCGCATGTTGGAGAGGGCCGTCTTCGCCATCTCGTTGAACTTCATGGACAGCGTGCTCATCATCTCGAACATCATCTTCCGCTTCTCCACCAGCTTCTGGAGCCGCAGGTTGAGGCGGTCGATGTCGCGCTGGGAGTCGGCGAGCGCCTTCTCGTCCCCCTTGCCGTTCTTGATGCCGGCCTGCTTGTCCTGCGCCGCCGCCAGGGCATCCATCGTCTGGAGGATCTCCCCGTCCATCTTCTCCGTGAGCGCCATGAGGATGGCCTCGATCTTCTCCTCCAGGCTCATGCTCGGGTCGTTGATGATGCCCTTCATGCTCGAGCTGGCCGTGCCACTCGTGGACCCGGACGGCGCCGGGCCGCCCGTGCCCGCGGGCTGACCGTACCGGGCGAAGTCCGCGCGCACCGTGTTGAGCTCGTTCTGCAGGCCGTGCGGGGTGAAGCGGTCGTCGTTGCTCGCGCCCTGCCTGGGCCCCCCGGTGTTGTCGAGCCGCTCGAAGTAGCCCGGGTTGTCCACGAGGAAGCGGGCCGCCTGGCGCAGCCCGGGCGACACGCGCGCGTCCTCGGAGATGCGCTTCAGGTCCCCCCGCGACAGGTGGCCGTCCAGCTTCCCGTCCGTCGCATCGAGGTAGCGGAAGTTCTGCTGGAGCGTCTGCAGCGCGTGGAAATAGTCGTTCATCTTTGGATCCAGGTGGCTGCCCTGCGTGCCGCCACACGCCTGCGCCGGACCGCTCGTTTCCGCTGGCGAGCAGCCCCGCGCCGGAGGACTCGCGTAGCCCTCGCAGGCCCGCGCGCTGTCGGCGGGCGGCGTGTACTCGGTGGTGGCGGGCGGATTCTTCGTCAGCTCCTGCGCGAGCCCCATCGCGCCATCGGCCGCCAGCAGCACGTTGCCCGTCATCGCGCCCACGGCCACCTTCGCCGCGTGGGTGATGGCCGGCGGCAACCCCAGCGCGTTGCCCGCCGCGTCGATGAGCGCGCCCCCCGACAGCAGGCTCGTCACTCCCCCCAGCGCACTGCCCAGACCCTTCAAGAAGTCACTCATGGTGCCTCCCGCGCGGCGCCGGGGCTCCATGCCTCCGGATGCCGCACCGTGTTCCGCGCCTGACGGATTGCAGCGGCGATGCCGGGCCCGGGCCCTCGCCTGGCCCAACGAATTCAACGGGTTGGCCCGCTCACCAGACGAGCACGGTCCTGCCTCGCGGACGGGGCGGTCCACGGCTGGGGATTGCGGTTACATTCCGCCGCGCATGCGCACCCTCGGCCTCGACTATGGGACCAAGACGATCGGCGTGGCGGCCTCGGACGCCCTGGGCCTCACCGCCCAGACCGTCACCACCATCCGCCGCACCAGCCTCAAGGCCGACCTCGCCGCCCTCAAGGAGCTGGTGAACGAGTACGAGGTCGAGCGCTTCGTCGTCGGCCTCCCCCTCAACATGGACGGCTCCGAGGGCCCTCGCGCCGAGGCCACCCGCAAGTTCGTGGACGCCCTCACCCAGGCGATCGGCCTGCCCGTGGAGCTGTGGGACGAGCGCCTGTCCACCGTGGCCGCCCAGCGCACCCTGCTCGAGGCGGACCTGTCGCGCGCCAAGCGCCGCGAGGTCATCGACCAGATGGCCGCCCAATTCATCCTCCAGGGCTGGCTCGACGCCCGTCATCCGCCCGCTTCGGGGGACGCCTATGACGATGGCGACTACGAGCCGGAGCCGTAGGTGAAGAAGCTCCTGCTCTCCCTGCTCGTGCTCGGGGTGCTCGCGGTGGCCCTCGCGGGCACCTGGTACCTGCGCCGTGAGCAGCGGATCTCCGCGTTCGCCGCCGCGCCCATCACCCTGCCCGCCGAGGGCGTCACCCTGGCCGTGCCCACTGGCACCAGCCCGAGGACGCTCGCGAAGCTGCTGGCGGACGCGGGCATCGTCACCGACCCGGAGCTGCTCTACCTCTACATCCGCCGCGAGCGGGTGGGCCCCCGGCTCAAGGCCGGCGAGTACCTCTTCGAGGGCACCCTCACCCCCGCCCAGGTGGTGGAGCAGCTCGCCTCCGGCAGGGTGAAGCTCTACCGCTTCACCGTCCCCGAGGGCCTGCGCGTCGAGGAGATCCTCCCCCTCCTCGCCGGCTCGGAGCTGAAGCTGGACCTGGAGGAGCTGCGGCGACTCGCCTCGGACCGGAACTTCCCGCGCGAGGCCGGCGTGCCCGTGGCGTCGCTCGAGGGCTTCCTCTACCCGGACACGTACGCCTTCACCCGCGGCGCCACCGCGAAGGAGGTGCTGACGAAGATGGTGGAGCGCGCGCTGGAGGAGTACCGGAAGGCGGACGCGCAGCGGAAGGACGGAGTGAAGCTCTCGCTGCTGGAGACGTTCACCCTGGCGTCCATCGTGGAGAAGGAGACGGGCCAGCCCCAGGAGCGGCCCCGCATCTCGTGCGTCTTCCACAACCGGCTGCGCCAGGGCATCAAGCTCGAGACGGACCCCACGGTCCTCTACGCCATGAAGCTGCTGCGCGGGGTGTACTCGCGCAACATCACCCGGAAGGACCTGAGGACGCCGCACCCGTACAACACGTACACCACCCCGGGGCTGCCACCGGGACCCATCGCCAGCCCGGGCGCCGCCGCCCTCCAGGCCGCCCTCCACCCGCTGGACTGCGAGGATCTCTTCTTCGTGTCGCGCAATGACGGCACGCACATCTTCTGCCCCACGCTGGAGTGCCACGAGGCGGCGGTGCGCAAATGGCAGGTGGAGTTCTTCCGCGAGAAGCGCCGCCGGCAGCGGATGAACGGCACGCCGTAGCGCCCACCGGCCGGCCCCCCTGCCACCAGGGAGGCGCGAGAGCCGCCGTCACCTCTGCGGTCGAGGGTCCGCCACGCGCAGGCCCGCTCTCCCGTCGAGCCAGGGTGTCCACATTTGGAAGACGAAGGGACTCCTCCCTTCCTTCCAGAGAGGTGGAGCATGGCAACGGCGGCGCAGCAGAGAGCAGGCGTTGGATTCCTCGCGGGACCTCCGGTGAAGGTGAGCTGGGGCTCCATCATCGCGGGCGTGGTCACCGCGTTGGGGCTCTGGGTCCTGCTCTACGCCTTTGGCCTGGCCCTGGGGTTGTCCACCATCAACCCGCAGGACGCGGGCAGCGCGAAGTCCTCGGGCATCTTCACGGGCGTCTGGGGCCTCGTCTCCCCGCTGATCGCCCTCTTCGTGGGCGGTATCGTGGCCGGCCGGTGCGCGGGAGTGCAGACGAAGGCGAGCGGCGGCATCCACGGGCTCGTGATGTGGGGCCTCACCACGCTGGTGGGCCTGTGGCTGCTCGGCAACCTGGTCTCCGCTCTGGCGGGCGGGCTGTTCTCCGTCGGCAAGTCGGCCGCGCAGGCCACCGGTGCGGCCGTCTCCGCGGGCGCCGCCGGGTCCGGGAACCTGGGCCAGGTGGCCAGGAGCTTCGGGCTGGATGCCAATGATGCCCTGCGCCCCGTCAACGAACGCCTGCGCGCGGAGGGCAAGCCCCAGGTGACGGCGGCCCAGCTCGAGGCCGCCACGAAGGACGTGGTGCAGACGGCGGTGCAGCAGGGCCGGCTCGACCGGCAGATGCTGGTGAGCTCCATCGCGGAGAAGACGGCCCTCTCGCGCGCGGATGCCGAGGACGTGGCGAACCGTGTCGAGGCTCAGTTCAACGCCGCTCAGGGCAAGGCGGGACAGGCGGTGCAGACGGGCGCGCTGCAGGCGGCGGATGCCACGGGCAAGGCCTTCTGGGGCGTCTTCGGCGCGCTCTTCCTGGGGCTCATCTCCGCCATCCTGGGAGGCACCGTGGGCGTGAACAAGCGCCAGCGCATCTCCGCCGAGGGCGTGGTGGTGACGACTCCGCCCGAGGGTGGGCTGCCTCCTCCGCGCCGCGAGGTGTATCCCTAGGCGCCCTCGCGCAAGCCCCCGTCGTCCGTGGGCCCGGTGCCTCGTCAGGTG
The sequence above is drawn from the Archangium gephyra genome and encodes:
- a CDS encoding M48 family metalloprotease, producing the protein MEPIFTPEQLAEIEAYHLPLYIRSAVSPLVYLGVLALILGVLVRPFYRWSESSAAWLSQRLAFLRTAPVLRVVVQALDRLWGEPGWGAALLFALLVELFIELVYIPANIYFGYVLEHRYGMSTYTPLRFLVDELKGIALEGVAVSALALGMYGLARRMKRWWLVLGIPTALLMLGASALDPYRSQVFFEQKPLEQGPLRERITALMAQADVPFQDVRVEKTSVASKRLQAYFAGQGPTRTIVLNDVMLRELQPDEVLAAVAHEAGHVHEPKWPGRIAASVALVALLYVIDRMLRLSAARGWFGTTRFADIRTFPLLWLLSFFVFFLSTPISSAFSREREREADRYALQLTQDPAAFRRMLVKAARVNKMNPDPPRWIVLKGHSHPPISERLAAVPRAPEKKAPADGPLTAPTH
- a CDS encoding tetratricopeptide repeat protein, which gives rise to MGRVIKYEGGAMDTATAEKLKAFVRGEVTWAEVEGMTFAEAKAIAQVGCDLAAAGRYEEARILFEGLVEGNPKDAASRAALGTVYQKLGRLEDAVTEYSAALERDPANPVALVNRGELYLRRGNRQGFTDLAHAVEADPRGETSAGRRAKALVRAIALAAAEKLQPEPRAQA
- the ruvX gene encoding Holliday junction resolvase RuvX; this encodes MRTLGLDYGTKTIGVAASDALGLTAQTVTTIRRTSLKADLAALKELVNEYEVERFVVGLPLNMDGSEGPRAEATRKFVDALTQAIGLPVELWDERLSTVAAQRTLLEADLSRAKRREVIDQMAAQFILQGWLDARHPPASGDAYDDGDYEPEP
- the mltG gene encoding endolytic transglycosylase MltG; amino-acid sequence: MKKLLLSLLVLGVLAVALAGTWYLRREQRISAFAAAPITLPAEGVTLAVPTGTSPRTLAKLLADAGIVTDPELLYLYIRRERVGPRLKAGEYLFEGTLTPAQVVEQLASGRVKLYRFTVPEGLRVEEILPLLAGSELKLDLEELRRLASDRNFPREAGVPVASLEGFLYPDTYAFTRGATAKEVLTKMVERALEEYRKADAQRKDGVKLSLLETFTLASIVEKETGQPQERPRISCVFHNRLRQGIKLETDPTVLYAMKLLRGVYSRNITRKDLRTPHPYNTYTTPGLPPGPIASPGAAALQAALHPLDCEDLFFVSRNDGTHIFCPTLECHEAAVRKWQVEFFREKRRRQRMNGTP